The following are encoded together in the Mycteria americana isolate JAX WOST 10 ecotype Jacksonville Zoo and Gardens chromosome 2, USCA_MyAme_1.0, whole genome shotgun sequence genome:
- the LOC142406850 gene encoding collagen alpha-1(XII) chain-like has protein sequence MQPLTLCMMNRGKEGTSGWKTRKLQNISSVCRKASMADIIFLVDGSWSIGTKNFKIMQDLLYTIVNGFDIGQDKIRVGMIQYSDVPYTEFLLNAYYNKNDILQKIQKLHYKGGGTKTGQSLQFMLENHFVASAGSRKEEGVPQIAVVLTKGQAEDNVQNPATAIKNAGITLYAIGVKGSALSELQEIASEPADKHVYEVEDFASLQGLSYSILQVLCTTLEEITGPATQVAHGMS, from the exons ATGCAGCCTCTGACCCTCTGTATGATgaacaggggaaaagaaggaacTAGTGGATG GAAAACAAGaaagttacaaaatatttcttcagtctGCAGGAAAGCTTCTATGGCAGACATCATCTTCCTGGTAGATGGATCCTGGAGTATAGGGACAAAGAACTTCAAGATCATGCAAGACTTGTTGTACACAATAGTCAATGGCTTTGATATTGGGCAAGACAAAATCCGTGTTGGTATGATTCAGTACAGTGATGTGCCATACACTGAATTCTTGTTGAACGCTTACTATAACAAAAACGATATCCTACAGAAGATACAGAAATTACATTACAAAGGAGGAGGCACCAAAACTGGGCAGAGCCTCCAGTTTATGCTAGAGAATCACTTTGTAGCAAGTGCTGGTAGCCGAAAGGAAGAAGGGGTTCCTCAAATCGCTGTGGTGTTAACAAAAGGACAGGCTGAAGATAATGTTCAAAACCCAGCCACAGCAATCAAGAATGCTGGCATCACATTGTACGCCATAGGCGTTAAAGGTTCTGCTTTGTCTGAGCTTCAAGAAATAGCTAGTGAGCCAGCTGATAAGCATGTCTATGAAGTGGAAgattttgcttctctgcagggaCTCTCTTACAGTATTCTACAGGTGCTTTGTACTACACTAGAGGAGATAACCGGACCGGCCACCCAGGTTGCCCATGGTATGTCCTGA